The genomic segment GCGCCTATACCTTATTTTCTAAGACAATATGCGGATGTTTGTGCACTTACAATCAAATGGATAGAAACAAAATCTGCTGAAGACTTCGAATTACCTTTGAGAAGGGAGGTGGAAGATTCTATTACTCCAAGGACGAAAATATTTTATTTTTCTGAACCTAATTTTTCTGGGAATATAATATATTCAAAAGATAGCTTAGAAAGGATAATTTTTATATCAAGAAATTATCAATTGTTTTTACTAACAGATGAAACTCTTTCAACTCTTTTTAGGGACAAAGAAGGGTTAATATTCACGAAGAACTTTGCTCTGAATAACGAAAGAATCATTAGAATAAATAATTTCCTAAGGGAATTCTTTTTAGGGGATTTAACAGCTTTTATTTTTCATTCAACTTTACCTTCAAAGATTGAATTAATAGCCCATGATTTATTTCCTGTGATACAGCCTCAACTCTCTAATGTAGATTATTTTCTAAAACACTCAGAGGAATTACTTCAAGGAAGACTTCAAAAATTAGAACAAAACAGGATTGTGCTTCAGAGCTTTTTAGATAGTAGGCCTGATGTTGTAATTAGTTACCCAAATACTATATCTTCTGTTTTTCTGAAACTTCCAGTTCCTAATGCTGATACTTTTGTGGAATGGTTATTGTGCGAGTATAATTGGGATAAAAGAACCGTCTTTGTTGCGCCAGCTTCTTTATTTCATTCGAAGGAATACGAGGAGGAAGGGGAAGTTTTGATTGATTATAGCTATCTCAATCCTGAAATCTTAGAAGAAGGTTTAGAGATATTAGGAGAGGCTCTCAATCGTTATCTTGGGCTTAGTGAAAAAGGAGTGGTAAAGGATGATTTCCGAGAGGGGTAAAAATACACCTAAGTCTTCAATAAGAAAACTTATGCATTATGCAGATAAGGCTAGAAAAGAGGGTGTTTATGTTTATCATTTAAATATTGGGCAACCAGATATAAAGACGCCTAAGGTAATTCTTAATGGAATAAGGAACTTTGATGAAGAGATTTTAGCTTATAGTCCTTCTCAAGGGATCCCAGAATTAAGGGAAGCCATTACCGAATATCTAAATGAAGATTTTTCTCTTAAAATAAACCCCGATGAAGTTTTTATAACAACAGGTGGAAGTGAGGGAATTTTATTCACTCTTCTTGCGGTTTTAAATTATGGAGAAGAAATTTTAACTCCAGAGCCTTTCTATAGTAATTATGGACCCTTTGTTTCTATTGCGGGTTGTAAACTTATTCCTATTGAGACTTCAATGGAAAATGGCTTTCATCTTCCTTCTTCTCAGAAAATAAAATCTTTAATAACACCTAAAACCAAAGCAATTCTTGTGTGTTCTCCAAATAACCCAACAGGCACTTTACTTACTGATGAAGAGATGAAGATGCTTGTCGATATTGCATTTGAAAATAATCTCTGGATTTTTTCGGATGAGACTTATAGAGAGATTGTTTTTGAAGGGAAGGCCCCAAAGACCTTTTTGCAATTTGAGAAAGCTATAGATAGAATTGTTGTTATTGATTCAATATCAAAGAAATTTTCAGCTTGTGGTGCACGGATTGGTTATGTGGTTACAAAAAATAAAGAGTTATACGATATTCTTCTTAAGTTTGGGATGGCAAGACTTTGTGCTCCTACAGTTGAACAATATGCAGCTATTAAGGGATTTAGAGAACGGAAAAACATTATACCAGAGATTGTTAAGGAGTATGAGCACAGAAGGAACGTTGCTTTTGAAGAAATTGGGGAAATAGAAGGAGTAATTTATAGAAAAACAGAAGGAGCTTTTTATACAATTGTGAAACTCCCTGTAGAGAATGCCGAAGAATTTATTATTTGGATGCTAACCTCTTTTAGAAGAGATGGTAAAACCACAATGATTACCCCTGCGGATGGTTGTTATACTTTCCCTTCCAAGGGAATAAATGAGGCAAGAATAGCTTTTGTTTTAAATGAGAAAGATCTAAGAGATGCATTAAGGATATTAAGAGAAGGGCTTTATGAGTTTAACAATAAATATAAAAAGATTGGATGAGGGGATACCACTACCAGAGTATCAAACTGAAGGAAGTTCAGGTCTTGATCTTTATGCTTCTGAAGATTGTATTTTACCCCCTGGGGAATTTAGAACCATCCCTACAGGTATAGCTCTTGAGATTCCATCTGGTTATGAGGGAGAGATTAGAGCAAGGAGTGGATTGGCTTCTAAGTTTGGGATTGGGATTCTTAATTCTCCAGGAACAATAGATTCTGATTATAGAGGAGAAGTTAAAGTCATTTTATTCAATTTTGGTAAAAAGGATTTTAAAATAAAAAAAGGAGATAGAATAGCTCAGTTGATTATCTCAAAGGTGGAGAAAGTAAAACTAAAAGAGGTGAAAGAACTTTCTCAAACAAAGAGAGATGATAAAGGATTTGGTTCTACAGATCTTTAGTTTTTCATAAGAATGTTGTTCTTTAAAAAAACTTTTATGCTTTTTTTAACTCAATTTTTAAGATTCACTCCAGAAGCTCTTCGTGAGTTTCTTGCGAAGCTCTTTGGAACATTATGGTATATTTTTGCGAAAGGAAGGAGAGAAGTTATAAGAGAGAATCTCCTTGCAGTTTTAGGGGAAGCAAAAGAAGAGGACGTGAAAGAGGTTTTTATCAACTTTATGAGAGTTTATGGTGATATTTTGAATATCCCAAATATGAGTGAAAGATATGTAAAATCAATGATAAAAGTCCCAGAGCTATATATATTAAAAAAGGAATTAGAAAAAAGTAGAGGCCTCATTCTTGTTTCTTGTCATCTTGGTGGTATGGAACTTGCGGGAATTTTTCTCTCAAGTTTAGGATTCCCTCTTTATTCTGTAGCGGAAACCCGTGGCCCTGGAATGAGTTTTTTTAACTTTTACAAAAGATATAGGACAAAATTTGGAAATAAATTACTCTCTCTTGAAAGTAAAAATTTAACATTCAAATTAATCAAGCTTCTTAAGGAAAACAAAATAGTGGTTTTGATTGGAGATAGAGATATTTTAAATACTGGAGTTCCTACAAAATTTTTTGGGAGAATCGTTTCAATACCAAAGGGAATTGTTTTACTTTCAAGAATAACGAAAGCTCCTATCTTGGTAGGATTCTTAGCTCTAAATAAATTTGGTTCCCCACGATATATAGGGAAGATTTTTCCCCCAATATATCCGGAAGAATTCTGTTCTCCTTTGGAGATGTTAGATGTATTAGTCAAGAATCTTGAGGAGGCAATAAAAATGTATCCTTTACAATGGTTTGTTTTTCAGAGGATTTGGAAATGAAAATTATTTTTGTTTCGGATCTCTATTACCCACATATTGGAGGAATTTCTGAACATATATTTCATCTTGCAAATGAGTTTGAAAGGATGGGGCATAAGGTTTCAATTCTCACAGCAAATATAGAAGGAGATCTAAAACCTGATGAAAGAAGAGTTATAAGAATTGGAAAATCAATTGTTATTCCAATGAATAAGTCTAACGCAAGAATTACCTATCAAGTTAAGCTTTCTCTACTATCAGAAGTTATAAATAAATATAATATAGTCCATATCCATGGAACAATTGCTCCTACACTTCCTCTTCTTGCCTTAAAGGTTTCGAAGAGAACAAATATTTTCACCTTTCACCCTACATTTAATTCTTCTACGTTATATAAAGTCTTCAAAGGTTATTTAAACCATTACTTTAGGAAAATTCACGGAAAGATAGCGGTTTCTCCCACAGCTATGGCGTCTATTTCTAAATATTTTCCTGGTGAATATCGCATAATTCCTAATGGGATTGATGTTTCTAGATTTAAAATAAGAAAGGTGGAGAAAAATCCTTTTGAAATTTTATTTG from the candidate division WOR-3 bacterium genome contains:
- a CDS encoding pyridoxal phosphate-dependent aminotransferase produces the protein MISERGKNTPKSSIRKLMHYADKARKEGVYVYHLNIGQPDIKTPKVILNGIRNFDEEILAYSPSQGIPELREAITEYLNEDFSLKINPDEVFITTGGSEGILFTLLAVLNYGEEILTPEPFYSNYGPFVSIAGCKLIPIETSMENGFHLPSSQKIKSLITPKTKAILVCSPNNPTGTLLTDEEMKMLVDIAFENNLWIFSDETYREIVFEGKAPKTFLQFEKAIDRIVVIDSISKKFSACGARIGYVVTKNKELYDILLKFGMARLCAPTVEQYAAIKGFRERKNIIPEIVKEYEHRRNVAFEEIGEIEGVIYRKTEGAFYTIVKLPVENAEEFIIWMLTSFRRDGKTTMITPADGCYTFPSKGINEARIAFVLNEKDLRDALRILREGLYEFNNKYKKIG
- a CDS encoding glycosyltransferase family 4 protein, with product MKIIFVSDLYYPHIGGISEHIFHLANEFERMGHKVSILTANIEGDLKPDERRVIRIGKSIVIPMNKSNARITYQVKLSLLSEVINKYNIVHIHGTIAPTLPLLALKVSKRTNIFTFHPTFNSSTLYKVFKGYLNHYFRKIHGKIAVSPTAMASISKYFPGEYRIIPNGIDVSRFKIRKVEKNPFEILFVGRIEPRKGLQFLIDALPIIKRRFPKAFLTVAGGGYKSMKIKIPPGVREAVNFLGFVSPSKLPEIFNRASVFVSPAISGESFGIVLLEAMASGIPVLASDIPGYRCVIKNGVNGLLFPPGKPEEIASKVIKLMKDERLRKTLIRGGLNTVERYSWSAIAKEIIKFYYEVSPSLP
- a CDS encoding lysophospholipid acyltransferase family protein — encoded protein: MLFLTQFLRFTPEALREFLAKLFGTLWYIFAKGRREVIRENLLAVLGEAKEEDVKEVFINFMRVYGDILNIPNMSERYVKSMIKVPELYILKKELEKSRGLILVSCHLGGMELAGIFLSSLGFPLYSVAETRGPGMSFFNFYKRYRTKFGNKLLSLESKNLTFKLIKLLKENKIVVLIGDRDILNTGVPTKFFGRIVSIPKGIVLLSRITKAPILVGFLALNKFGSPRYIGKIFPPIYPEEFCSPLEMLDVLVKNLEEAIKMYPLQWFVFQRIWK
- the dut gene encoding dUTP diphosphatase; the encoded protein is MSLTINIKRLDEGIPLPEYQTEGSSGLDLYASEDCILPPGEFRTIPTGIALEIPSGYEGEIRARSGLASKFGIGILNSPGTIDSDYRGEVKVILFNFGKKDFKIKKGDRIAQLIISKVEKVKLKEVKELSQTKRDDKGFGSTDL